From the Saimiri boliviensis isolate mSaiBol1 chromosome X, mSaiBol1.pri, whole genome shotgun sequence genome, one window contains:
- the P2RY4 gene encoding P2Y purinoceptor 4 yields the protein MASTESSLLRSLGLSPGPGSSEVELDCWFDEDFKFILLPVSYAVVFAVGLGLNTPTLWLFIFRLRPWDATATYMFHLALSDTLYVLSLPTLIYYYAARNHWPFGTGICKFVRFLFYWNLYCSVLFLTCISVHRYLGICHPLRALRWGRPRLAGLLCLAVWLVVAGCLVPNLFFVTTSTKGATVLCHDTTRPEEFDHYVHFSSAVMGLLFGVPCLVTLVCYGLMARRLCRPLPGAAQSSSRLRSLRTIAVVLTVFAVCFVPFHITRTIYYLARLLEADCRVLNIVNVVYKVTRPLASANSCLDPVLYLLTGDKYRRQLRQLCGGGEPQSRTATSSLALVSLPEDSSCRWVDPCPAQDSSHCSGEKRSP from the exons ATGGCCAGTACAGAGTCCTCGCTGCTGAGATCCCTAGGCCTCAGCCCGGGTCCTGGCAGCAGTGAGGTGGAGCTGGACTGCTGGTTTGATGAGGATTTCAAGTTCATCCTGCTGCCTGTAAGCTATGCAGTTGTTTTTGCGGTAGGCTTGGGCCTTAACACCCCAACCCTCTGGCTCTTCATCTTCCGCCTCCGCCCCTGGGATGCAACGGCCACCTACATGTTCCACCTGGCATTGTCAGACACCTTGTATGTGCTGTCGCTGCCCACTCTCATCTATTATTATGCAGCCCGCAACCACTGGCCCTTCGGCACCGGGATCTGCAAATTTGTCCGCTTTCTTTTCTATTGGAACCTCTACTGCAGCGTCCTTTTCCTCACCTGCATCAGCGTGCACCGCTACCTGGGCATCTGCCACCCACTGCGGGCGCTACGCTGGGGCCGTCCTCGCCTCGCAGGTCTTCTCTGCCTGGCAGTTTGGTTGGTTGTAGCTGGCTGCCTCGTACCCAACCTGTTCTTCGTCACAACCAGCACCAAAGGGGCCACCGTCCTATGCCATGATACCACTCGGCCTGAAGAGTTTGACCACTATGTACACTTCAGCTCGGCAGTCATGGGGCTGCTCTTTGGCGTGCCCTGCCTGGTCACTCTTGTCTGCTATGGGCTCATGGCCCGGCGCCTGTGTCGGCCCTTGCCAGGTGCTGCCCAGTCGTCTTCTCGTCTCCGCTCTCTCCGAACCATCGCTGTGGTGCTGACTGTCTTCGCTGTCTGCTTTGTGCCTTTCCACATCACCCGAACCATTTACTACCTCGCAAGGCTGTTGGAAGCTGACTGCCGGGTGCTGAACATTGTCAACGTGGTCTATAAAGTGACTCGGCCACTGGCCAGCGCCAATAGCTGCCTGGATCCTGTGCTCTACTTGCTCACGGGGGACAAATATCGACGTCAGCTCCGGCAGCTCTGCGGTGGTGGCGAGCCACAGTCCCGCACTGCCACCTCTTCCCTGGCACTAGTGTCTCTGCCTGAAGATAGCAGCTGCAGGTGGGTGGACCCCTGCCCCGCCCAGGACAGTAGCCACT gCTCTGGAGAGAAGCGCTCACCCTGA